From one Streptomyces sp. R41 genomic stretch:
- a CDS encoding ATP-binding protein, with translation MRDPLSAATDTFTSFLFGKVETTRLPVRTSTGQAQAVYLPTAAPGLGDSGVIIGREVYSGKGYIYDPFQLYGQQLPAPHWLVLGESGNGKSALEKTYVLRQLRFRDRQVVVLDAQGEDGVGEWNLIAEELGITPIRLDPTAALDMGIRLNPLDPAITTTGQLALLRTIIEVAMGHGLDERSGFALKVAHAYVNETIVERQPVLMDIVEQLRHPEPESAEAMNVAIDDVRAWGLDVALVLDRLVDGDLRGMFDGPTTVGIDLDAPLIVFDLSHIDRNSIAMPILMAIVGVWLEHTWIRPDRKKRIFLVEEAWHIINSPFVAQLFQRLLKFGRRLGLSFVAVVHHLSDVVDGAAAKEAAAILKMASTRTIYAQKADEARSTGRVLGLPRWAVEIIPTLTPGIAVWDVNGNVQVVKHLITETERPLVFTDRAMTESSADLLSDDALRAAELEAEERAAAFVEQHLSDLDDSSESTVA, from the coding sequence ATGCGGGATCCGCTGTCCGCCGCCACGGACACCTTCACGTCCTTCCTCTTCGGCAAGGTCGAGACGACCCGCCTCCCCGTGCGCACGTCCACGGGCCAGGCCCAGGCGGTCTACCTGCCGACCGCCGCGCCCGGCCTCGGCGACTCGGGCGTCATCATCGGACGCGAGGTGTACTCCGGGAAGGGCTACATCTACGACCCCTTCCAGCTGTACGGGCAGCAGCTCCCGGCCCCGCACTGGCTGGTCCTCGGGGAGTCCGGCAACGGCAAGTCGGCCCTTGAGAAGACGTACGTCCTACGTCAGTTGCGCTTCCGCGACCGCCAGGTCGTCGTCCTCGACGCACAGGGTGAGGACGGCGTTGGCGAATGGAACCTGATCGCGGAGGAGCTGGGGATCACTCCCATCCGGCTCGACCCGACCGCGGCGCTCGACATGGGCATCCGCCTCAACCCGCTCGACCCGGCGATCACGACGACGGGCCAGCTGGCGCTGCTCCGGACGATCATCGAGGTCGCGATGGGCCACGGCCTCGACGAGCGCTCGGGCTTCGCCCTGAAGGTCGCGCACGCCTACGTGAACGAGACGATCGTCGAGCGCCAGCCGGTGCTGATGGACATCGTCGAGCAGCTACGGCACCCCGAGCCGGAGTCGGCCGAGGCGATGAACGTCGCCATAGACGACGTACGGGCCTGGGGCCTGGACGTGGCGCTGGTCCTGGACCGCCTGGTCGACGGTGACTTGAGGGGCATGTTCGACGGCCCGACAACGGTGGGGATCGATTTGGACGCCCCCCTCATCGTCTTCGACCTGTCCCACATCGACCGCAACTCGATCGCCATGCCGATTCTGATGGCGATCGTGGGCGTGTGGCTGGAGCACACATGGATCCGCCCCGACCGGAAGAAGCGCATCTTCCTGGTCGAGGAGGCGTGGCACATCATCAACAGCCCCTTCGTGGCCCAACTCTTCCAGCGCCTGCTGAAGTTCGGCCGCCGCTTGGGCCTGTCGTTCGTAGCGGTGGTCCACCACCTGTCGGACGTCGTCGACGGAGCGGCGGCGAAGGAGGCCGCGGCGATCCTGAAGATGGCGTCGACAAGGACGATCTACGCCCAGAAGGCGGACGAGGCACGGTCGACGGGCCGGGTGCTGGGCCTGCCCAGGTGGGCCGTAGAGATCATCCCCACCCTCACGCCCGGCATCGCGGTCTGGGACGTCAACGGCAATGTCCAAGTGGTGAAACACCTCATCACCGAGACCGAACGCCCCCTCGTCTTCACCGACCGCGCCATGACCGAGTCCTCCGCGGACCTCCTCTCCGACGACGCGCTGCGCGCCGCGGAACTGGAGGC